A stretch of Lathyrus oleraceus cultivar Zhongwan6 chromosome 6, CAAS_Psat_ZW6_1.0, whole genome shotgun sequence DNA encodes these proteins:
- the LOC127091860 gene encoding glutathione S-transferase L3: MATISSSLPTNNKTIFSVSARPYFLVPSSSSSLPFISTATIIHFHNHSRVNKLHLRQRFSSVTKLCVVPLPTTTEWVQQDLPPPLTSTSPSPSLFDGTTRLYISYKCPYAQRVWITRNTKGLQEKIQLVPIDLQDRPSWYKDKLYPPNKVPSLEHNNEVRGESLDLIKYIDTHFEGPSLFPNGSPDKEFADEMISYTDTFSKTVVSSFKGDVTEAGTAFDYLENVLSKYDHGPFFLGQFSLVDIAYAPFIERFQPFLMDVKNYDITLGRPKLAAWIEGINNIEGYKITRSDPRELVESYKKRFQVNT, from the exons ATGGCCACTATATCATCATCTTTGCCAACAAATAATAAAACCATTTTCTCAGTATCAGCAAGACCATACTTTCTTgttccttcttcttcttcttctcttccttTCATTTCCACAGCAACTATCATCCATTTCCACAATCATTCACGTGTCAATAAGCTTCACCTTCGGCAACGGTTTAGTTCTGTTACAAAATTGTGTGTGGTTCCACTGCCAACAACAACTGAATG GGTTCAACAAGATCTTCCACCACCCCTTACTTCAACTTCACCTTCACCTTCTTTATTCGATGGAACTACCAG ATTGTATATCTCCTACAAATGTCCCTACGCACAGCGTGTATGGATCACACGTAACACTAAG GGATTACAGGAAAAGATACAGTTAGTTCCCATTGATTTACAAGACAGACCTTCCTGGTATAAGGACAAACTCTACCCACCAAACAAG GTTCCATCTCTTGAACATAACAATGAAGTTAGAGGAGAGAGTCTTGATCTGATCAAATATATTGACACTCACTTTGAAGGACCTTCCCTTTTTCCTAAT GGTTCTCCTGATAAGGAATTTGCTGACGAAATGATATCTTACACAGATACCTTTTCCAAGACAGTTGTTTCTTCTTTTAAAGGAGATGTAACTGAGGCTG GCACTGCTTTTGATTACCTTGAGAATGTTCTATCCAAGTATGATCATGGACCTTTCTTCCTTGGCCAATTCAGTTTG GTAGATATAGCATATGCTCCTTTTATTGAAAGATTTCAACCTTTTCTAATGGATGTGAAAAATTATGACATTACATTGGGCAGACCTAAACTGGCAGCATGGATCGAG GGAATAAACAACATTGAAGGCTACAAAATAACCCGTTCTGATCCCAGAGAGCTTGTAGAAAGCTACAAGAAGCGCTTCCAG GTCAATACATGA
- the LOC127096509 gene encoding uncharacterized protein LOC127096509 — protein sequence MPPKLSDRMETVEERLSELRDFREMMMQEFCDTMMSEFTKLWERRQSVERPTFSEESVTEYKMAVKKVELPSFDGDDPVGWVTRVETYFEVQGTSEEVKVRLAKLSMEGATIHWFNLLRETEDDLTWLKLKQALIERYGGRQSDNPFEEMKDLQQTGTVDEYITTFEYVSSQVGRLSEEQYLGYFMGGLKTDILLRVRTMNPRSRVQAMKIACDVETEMRGSLLSRVSAGGPRNWKGSGSGGYGLSWKTGFGSQHNPGSTRVGNGSTNYSAGSVQSKTGSSPFNPNGNTNANTSTDRSRGDEGRRYGGERNRGLKHLPYSEMMERRAQGLCFRCGEKYHPLHQCAEKQLRLVILEDDETINEEGEVIAIEVKEDEEEVLDCNSIGLFGITETNIKSNNTPPTTLRLQGSLKGVSIMILIDSGVSHNFVSPHVAAALGLNVEQGRSMGVKLGDGHRVSTRGRCRKLEVCLNDFTTSVDAYVLKLGDLDMILGVAWLQRFGKVTFDWEKMTISFLWEGKRVELHGQFFITKEVSTNNISHASMNSLHSLLEEEVVPTNEVQELSEVQKQELNELLRKFKGVFEENIGLSPKREINHAIELQKDVGPVSVRPYRYPHHHKEEIEK from the coding sequence ATGCCACCTAAGTTGTCAGATCGAATGGAAACAGTAGAAGAAAGGCTCTCGGAGTTGAGAGATTTTCGTGAGATGATGATGCAAGAGTTTTGTGATACCATGATGAGTGAGTTTACGAAACTGTGGGAGCGACGACAGTCGGTGGAACGACCTACGTTTTCGGAGGAGTCTGTGACAGAGTATAAGATGGCGGTGAAGAAGGTGGAGTTACCATCGTTTGATGGTGACGATCCTGTGGGTTGGGTCACACGTGTTGAGACGTATTTCGAAGTTCAGGGTACATCGGAGGAGGTGAAGGTCCGATTGGCAAAACTAAGCATGGAAGGAGCAACAATCCACTGGTTCAATTTGTTAAGGGAGACGGAGGACGATTTGACGTGGTTGAAGCTAAAACAGGCTTTAATTGAGAGATATGGGGGAAGACAAAGCGATAACCCTTTTGAGGAAATGAAGGATTTACAACAGACTGGAACGGTTGACGAATACATCACCACCTTTGAATATGTATCGTCGCAGGTAGGGAGGTTATCGGAGGAGCAGTACTTGGGGTATTTCATGGGAGGACTCAAAACGGATATTCTTCTGAGGGTTCGAACAATGAATCCACGTTCACGGGTTCAGGCGATGAAGATCGCTTGTGATGTGGAGACGGAGATGCGTGGGTCGTTGTTGTCAAGAGTAAGTGCTGGTGGGCCCCGTAATTGGAAGGGAAGTGGGTCAGGAGGATATGGGCTTAGTTGGAAAACAGGTTTTGGGTCTCAACATAACCCAGGTTCGACCCGAGTGGGAAATGGGTCTACTAATTATTCTGCTGGATCAGTGCAAAGTAAAACGGGTTCTTCACCATTTAACCCAAATGGGAATACGAATGCAAACACCAGCACAGACAGATCTAGAGGTGACGAAGGAAGGAGATATGGAGGAGAACGCAACCGTGGCCTCAAGCACTTGCCGTATTCTGAGATGATGGAGCGAAGAGCACAAGGGTTGTGTTTCCGATGTGGAGAAAAGTATCATCCTCTTCATCAGTGTGCTGAGAAACAACTCAGGTTGGTGATTTTGGAAGATGATGAAACTATTAATGAGGAAGGTGAGGTGATAGCCATCGAAGTTAAGGAAGATGAGGAAGAGGTGCTAGATTGCAACTCTATAGGGTTATTTGGTATTACTGAAACAAACATTAAGTCGAACAATACCCCTCCTACCACTTTGCGCCTCCAAGGAAGCTTGAAGGGGGTCTCAATTATGATTTTAATTGACAGCGGTGTCAGTCACAATTTTGTCTCACCTCATGTGGCCGCTGCTTTAGGGCTAAATGTTGAGCAAGGAAGATCAATGGGAGTGAAGTTGGGTGATGGTCACAGAGTATCGACAAGAGGAAGATGTAGAAAATTGGAGGTGTGTTTGAATGACTTTACCACCAGTGTTGATGCTTATGTCCTCAAATTGGGTGACCTAGATATGATATTGGGGGTGGCTTGGTTGCAACGGTTTGGAAAAGTAACTTTTGACTGGGAGAAGATGACCATTAGTTTTCTATGGGAAGGAAAAAGGGTGGAATTACATGGTCAATTCTTCATTACCAAAGAGGTGTCAACCAACAACATATCTCATGCATCGATGAACTCCTTGCACAGTTTGTTAGAAGAAGAAGTGGTACCAACAAATGAAGTACAGGAACTGTCAGAGGTGCAAAAGCAGGAGCTTAATGAATTATTGAGAAAATTCAAGGGAGTTTTTGAAGAAAATATAGGGCTATCACCTAAACGAGAAATTAATCATGCCATTGAGTTACAAAAGGATGTTGGACCAGTAAGCGTAAGACCGTATCGTTACCCTCATCACCACAAAGAGGAGATCGAAAAATAA
- the LOC127091861 gene encoding CDP-diacylglycerol--glycerol-3-phosphate 3-phosphatidyltransferase 2 translates to MMSALKLTATASIYVRSPSTAATAAVKPLFLSFSNSFTSRNFHQHKRFRYTSSATKFPISNKPPSFSANLGISGKTLVSTVPPQPEPEQEQEQPQSSKLLTLPTILTLGRVAAVPLLVATFYLDGWQGTVATTTIFIAASVTDWLDGYIARKMNLKSSFGAFLDPVADKLMVAATLVLLCTRPLDVGLFAQAPWLLPIPAIAIIGREITMSAVREWAASQDSKLLEAVAVNNLGKWKTATQMTALAILLATRDSSHGGTVFVVGSGVALLYTSAGLALWSLVVYMRKIWKVLLR, encoded by the exons ATGATGTCGGCTCTTAAACTCACCGCAACCGCTTCTATCTACGTCCGTTCACCATCAACCGCCGCCACCGCCGCCGTCAAACCCCTCTTCCTCTCATTCTCAAACTCCTTCACCTCCAGAAACTTCCACCAACACAAACGCTTCAGATACACCTCCTCCGCAACTAAATTCCCAATTTCCAATAAACCCCCCTCTTTCTCCGCCAATTTGGGGATTTCTGGAAAAACCCTAGTTTCTACCGTTCCACCACAGCCAGAACCAGAACAGGAACAAGAACAACCACAATCTTCCAAATTGCTCACTCTACCCACCATTCTCACTCTTGGCCGTGTCGCCGCCGTGCCGCTTCTTGTTGCCA CTTTCTATTTGGACGGTTGGCAAGGAACAGTAGCTACTACCACAATCTTCATTGCTGCTTCTGTTACAGATTGGCTTGATGGTTACATTGCTCGCAAG ATGAATTTAAAATCTTCATTTGGTGCATTCTTAGATCCTGTAGCTGATAAG CTTATGGTTGCTGCCACATTGGTTTTATTATGTACTAGACCTTTGGATGTTGGTTTGTTTGCACAAGCACCCTGGTTACTACCGATACCTGCCATTGCCATCATTGGTAGAGAG ATTACCATGTCTGCTGTCAGGGAATGGGCCGCTTCCCAGGATAGTAAGCTTTTAGAG GCAGTTGCTGTTAATAACTTGGGGAAGTGGAAAACAGCCACACAGATGACTGCGTTAGCCATCCTCCTCGCCACCCGGGACTCGAG TCATGGAGGAACTGTCTTTGTAGTGGGATCTGGTGTTGCTTTGCTTTATACTTCAGCAGGGCTTGCTTTATGGTCATTGGTTGTATATATGAGGAAAATTTGGAAGGTGTTGTTGAGGTAG
- the LOC127093360 gene encoding uncharacterized protein LOC127093360 yields the protein MKTNKTSNPVITFDHKRDAYGFTVRPQHLQRYREYANIYKEEEEERSEKWKSFLDRQAETESSELASAVGEDEKVSGDVVVGEEVDASLEKGVDGHQTSGHVPGSEDSTIENGSQKEELPASEVTKIHRVQLWSTIRSSLHIIEDMMSARVKKKTASVKDERNKNGVSKDEKIAETEKSLSHSDDAKSPKGAFEEDSEDEFYDVERSDPSPDSPRVDGLSTSANGIAADAAPLQVPCPWIEELEVLVRGGVPMALRGELWQAFVGVKARRVDKYYQNLLASNGDSEIKSNHQNLQLDDNDGKINAELIHVPEKWKGQIEKDLPRTFPGHPALDEDGRNALRRLLTAYARHNPSVGYCQAMNFFAGLLLLLMPEENAFWTLMGILDDYFDGYFSEDMIESQVDQLVFEELVRERFPKLANHLDYLGVQVAWVTGPWFLSIFVNMLPWESVLRVWDVLLFEGNRVMLFRTAVALMELYGPALVTTKDAGDAVTLLQSLAGSTFDSSQLVLTACMGYQNINEVRLQQLRNKHRPAVIAAIEERSKGLKALRDAKGLASKLFEQSKTVQVLGNLSRSESGSTNADEILISLTGEGEIDSAPDLPEQIAWLKVELCRLLEEKRSAILRADELETALMEMVKQDNRRELSAKVERLEEEVAELGQALSDKQEQEAAMLQVLMRVEQEQKVTEDARRFAEQDAAAQRYASQVLQEKYEEATVTLAEMEKRAVMAESMLEATLQYQTGQNKLLPSPRSSQPESPGSRNNQESTTDLPTRRISLLSRPFGLGWGNKGKPTNVEESPVGDSPISQHEGNGLKVQHEGNGLKIQDEVETR from the exons ATGAAAACTAACAAAACTTCAAATCCTGTTATTACTTTCGATCACAAGAG GGATGCCTATGGGTTTACGGTGAGACCTCAGCACCTGCAAAGATACCGTGAATATGCGAATATATACAAG gaggaagaggaggaaagGTCAGAGAAGTGGAAGTCATTTTTAGATAGGCAGGCAGAGACGGAGTCTTCTGAATTGGCCTCAGCTGTGGGAGAAGATGAGAAAGTTTCTGGGGACGTGGTTGTCGGGGAAGAAGTTGATGCGAGTTTAGAGAAGGGTGTTGATGGACATCAAACAAGCGGCCACGTCCCTGGCAGTGAAGATAGTACAATTGAAAATGGAAGTCAAAAGGAGGAGTTACCAGCATCTGAAGTGACTAAGATTCATAGAGTCCAGTTATGGTCAACCATAAGGTCATCTCTTCATATTATTGAGGATATGATGAGCGCCCGTGTAAAGAAGAAAACTGCATCAGTAAAAGATGAAAGAAACAAGAATGGCGTTTCAAAAGACGAGAAGATCGCTGAAACTGAGAAATCACTATCTCATTCTGATGATGCTAAATCACCAAAAGGAGCATTTGAGGAAGACTCTGAGGACGAGTTCTATGATGTTGAAAGGTCCGATCCTAGTCCAGATTCTCCTCGTGTTGATGGCTTGAGTACCTCTGCAAATGGGATTGCTGCTGATGCTGCACCACTGCAGGTTCCGTGTCCTTGGATAGAAGAGTTGGAAGTTCTTGTTCGTGGGGGAGTGCCAATGGCACTTAGGGGAGAG CTCTGGCAAGCTTTTGTGGGTGTCAAAGCAAGACGAGTAGACAAGTATTATCAGAATCTACTAGCCTCCAATGGTGATTCTGAAATTAAAAGTAATCATCAAAACTTGCAATTAGATGACAATGATGGTAAAATAAATGCAGAACTCATACATGTACCAGAAAAATGGAAAGGACAGATTGAGAAG GATCTGCCGCGGACATTTCCTGGTCATCCTGCTTTGGATGAGGATGGTAGAAATGCTTTGAGACGATTACTTACTGCATATGCTCGACACAATCCCTCTGTTGGTTACTGCCAG GCAATGAATTTTTTTGCTGGCTTATTGCTGCTTTTGATGCCTGAAGAAAATGCCTTTTG GACCTTAATGGGCATTTTAGATGATTATTTTGATGGCTATTTTTCAGAGGATATGATAGAGTCTCAG GTGGATCAACTTGTTTTTGAAGAGTTGGTGCGGGAGAGGTTTCCCAAATTGG CCAATCATCTGGATTATCTAGGAGTGCAGGTTGCATGGGTTACTGGACCATGGTTTCTTTCCATTTTTGTGAACATGCTTCCTTGGGAAAGTG TTCTTCGAGTGTGGGATGTGCTTCTTTTTGAAGGAAACCGAGTCATGCTATTTAGAACTGCAGTTGCTTTAATGGAGCTATATG GTCCAGCATTGGTAACGACAAAGGATGCTGGAGATGCAGTAACTTTACTTCAGTCATTAGCAGGCTCCACGTTTGATAGCAGTCAGCTTGTCTTGACAGCTTGCATGGGCTACCAAAATATAAATGAAGTTCGATTGCAGCAGCTGAGGAATAAACATAGGCCAGCTGTAATAGCTGCAATTGAAGAAAGATCAAAAGGGCTTAAAGCCTTGAGGGATGCTAAGGGTCTGGCATCAAAGCTATTTGAGCAATCGAAGACTGTGCAAGTACTTGGGAATTTATCCCGTTCAGAATCTGGTTCTACTAATGCAGATGAAATTTTGATCAGTCTGACTGGAGAGGGTGAGATAGATTCAGCTCCAGATCTTCCAGAGCAG ATTGCATGGCTGAAAGTTGAACTTTGCAGATTATTAGAGGAGAAAAGATCAGCTATTCTCAG AGCAGATGAGCTTGAAACAGCATTAATGGAAATGGTTAAGCAGGATAATAGGCGGGAACTGAGCGCCAAG GTAGAGCGATTAGAAGAAGAGGTTGCTGAGCTTGGACAAGCACTTTCTGATAAACAAGAACAGGAAGCTGCAATGCTTCAG GTCTTGATGCGGGTGGAGCAAGAACAAAAGGTAACAGAGGATGCTCGCAGGTTTGCTGAGCAAGATGCAGCTGCACAAAGATATGCTTCCCAAGTGCTTCAG GAAAAATATGAAGAAGCAACTGTTACACTTGCAGAAATGGAGAAGAGAGCAGTTATGGCAGAATCTATGCTGGAAGCTACATTGCAGTATCAGACTGGCCAAAATAAACTGCTACCATCTCCGCG ATCTTCACAGCCAGAATCTCCAGGATCTAGAAACAATCAAGAGTCTACGACGGATCTCCCTACCAGGAGGATAAGTTTACTTTCTCGTCCATTTGGACTTGGATGGGGTAACAAG GGTAAACCTACTAATGTGGAAGAATCACCTGTGGGAGACAGTCCCATCAGTCAACACGAGGGCAATGGCCTTAAAGTACAGCACGAGGGCAATGGTCTTAAAATACAGGATGAGGTGGAAACACGATAG